From the Hevea brasiliensis isolate MT/VB/25A 57/8 chromosome 15, ASM3005281v1, whole genome shotgun sequence genome, one window contains:
- the LOC110633551 gene encoding uncharacterized protein LOC110633551, translating into MACVSSSSSFVCFPLSRPISRTTRLGLMAATTVKAEAITTEKSGVKIVRNPPESKLTELGVRSWPKWGCPASKFPWTYSAKEICYLLEGKVKVYPDGSTDAVEIGAGDLVEFPKGMSCTWDVSVGVDKHYKFE; encoded by the exons ATGGCATGTGTGAGCAGCAGTAGCAGCTTTGTGTGTTTTCCCTTGTCAAGACCCATATCAAGAACAACAAGGTTGGGGCTAATGGCTGCAACAACTGTAAAAGCAGAGGCCATTACTACAGAGAAATCTGGTGTCAAGATCGTGAGGAATCCTCCTGAGTCCAAACTCACCGAGCTCGGAGTCCGCTCATGGCCCAA GTGGGGTTGCCCTGCAAGCAAATTCCCATGGACATATTCTGCCAAGGAAATATGCTATCTTCTGGAGGGAAAAGTGAAAGTTTATCCTGATGGATCAACTGACGCTGTTGAAATTGGTGCTGGTGATTTGGTTGAGTTTCCCAAAGGAATGAGCTGCACTTGGGATGTTTCTGTAGGTGTAGACAAGCACTACAAGTTTGAGTAA
- the LOC131173908 gene encoding uncharacterized protein ycf45-like, giving the protein MNTVIAKANFLCINRFFASTSKTKTITLSLISRKSKSKTQKIYSLKSPLSRLIHVFSSLDGAHFIVEDDLQAFLDILPSDLRYILLNDPKRAQLLEVILDLGRLPAARYLGEFGGKYLRSTEVSMRELEYAQNAIGEFGDDNRAGIEGTLHRISAVRSRKGVIVGLTCRVGRAVGGHIDMVHDLLHYGKSILFVGRPGVGKTTVMREIARVLSDEFYKRVVIVDTSNEIGGDGNIPHAAVGGARRMQVPEPSLQHKVMIEAVENHMPEVIIVDEIGTEAEALACRSIAERGIMLIGTAHGEQLENIIKNATLCNLIGGVETVTLGDEEARARRSQKSILERKGPPTFCFLIEMRERHYWVTHRTEKSVDMLLRGESPLVEVRKRDNQFRVVIERWKTYDGNSI; this is encoded by the exons ATGAACACAGTCATTGCAAAAGCTAATTTCTTATGCATTAATCGCTTTTTTGCTTCCActtccaaaaccaaaacaattacATTAAGCTTGATCTCCCGTAAATCCAAATCCAAAACCCAAAAAATCTACTCTCTGAAATCACCACTATCTCGGTTGATCCATGTCTTCTCATCATTGGACGGTGCCCATTTCATCGTGGAGGATGATCTTCAAGCATTCTTGGAT ATTCTTCCATCTGATTTGCGTTACATTCTTTTAAATGATCCCAAGAGAGCTCAGCTTTTAGAG GTTATATTGGACTTGGGGCGCTTGCCGGCGGCACGTTATCTTGGTGAATTTGGTGGGAAGTATTTAAGGAGCACTGAG GTATCAATGCGGGAATTAGAGTATGCACAAAATGCTATTGGAGAATTTGGAGATGATAATAGGGCTGGCATTGAGGGAACCTTGCACAGGATATCTGCAGTCCGAAGTAGGAAGGGGGTGATAGTTGGTTTGACTTGTCGAGTTGGTAGGGCAGTTGGTGGTCACATTGACATGGTTCATGATCTGCTTCATTATGGGAAGAGCATATTGTTTGTTGGAAG GCCTGGGGTTGGCAAGACTACTGTTATGCGAGAGATTGCACGTGTTTTGTCTGATGAATTTTACAAAAGAGTG GTGATTGTTGATACAAGCAATGAAATAGGAGGGGATGGAAATATTCCACATGCAGCAGTAGGAGGTGCAAGGAGAATGCAGGTTCCAGAACCATCTCTGCAGCACAAGGTCATGATTGAGGCAGTAGAAAATCACATGCCTGAAGTTATCATTGTTGATGAGATAGGCACAGAAGCTGAAGCTCTTGCTTGCCGCTCAATTGCTGAGAGAGGCATTATGCTTATTGGTACTGCTCATGGAGAGCAGCttgaaaatataattaagaatgcAACTCTTTGTAACCTG ATTGGGGGAGTAGAAACTGTTACCTTAGGAGATGAGGAAGCCCGAGCTAGGAGGAGTCAGAAAAGCATTCTTGAAAGAAAAGGTCCTCCAACATTTTGTTTCCTGATTGAGATGAGAGAGAGGCATTATTGGGTTACACATCGG ACAGAGAAGAGTGTGGATATGTTGCTTCGTGGAGAAAGCCCATTAGTTGAG GTCAGGAAAAGGGATAATCAGTTCAGGGTTGTAATAGAAAGATGGAAGACGTATGATGGAAATAGCATTTAG